DNA from Kitasatospora herbaricolor:
GCCGTCGACGCGGACGCCGGGGAAGCCGAAGCCGGAGGCGCGGCGGTACAGCGGGATCTTCGTCTGGTTGGTGGTCGGCTCGGAGATCGCCCACTGGTTGTTCTGGCAGAAGAAGACGACCGGCGCGTTGTAGACCGAGGCGAAGGTGAAGGCCTCGCTGACGTCGCCCTGGCTGGAGGCACCGTCACCGAAGTAGGCGATCACGGCGTCGTCGGTGCCGTCCTTGGTGATGCCCATCGCGTACCCGGTGGCGTGCAGGGCCTGCGCGCCGATCACGATGGTGTAGAGGTGGAAGTTCTTCTCGTTCGGGTCCCAGCCGCCGTGGTTCACGCCGCGGAACATGCCGAGCAGGTTGAGCGGGTCCACGTCCCGGCACCAGGCGACGCCGTGCTCGCGGTAGGTGGGGAAGGCGTAGTCGCCGGGGCGCATGGCGCGGCCCGACCCGACCTGGGCGGCCTCCTGGCCGAGCAGCGAGGCCCACAGCCCGAGCTCGCCCTGCCGCTGCAGCGAGGTGGCCTCGGCGTCGAAGCGCCGGACGAGGACCAGGTCGCGGTAGAGGTCGCGGAGCTCCTCCGGGGTGGTGGTGAGCGGATAGTCCGGGTGCTCGACCCGCTCCCCCTCGGGGGTGAGCAGCTGGATCAGCTCCGGCTGGGCTCCCGAACCCGCGGGGAGGTTGTCAGGTACGGCCGGGGCGGCCTTCTTGCGCGCCCTTGCCGTGCTTTTGACGGTCACGTTCACTCCTCGGTCTGTCCGGCCGCCCGGGGTCGCCGGTGACCGGTCCGGTCACCGCCTCGCGAGGCGCGCTTGGGTGTGCGCACCGGCTGCGGGGCAGGTGGTGATCCTCTTCCGACGGCGTACCTCACGAGAACGTTACCCAGCGACCGCCCTTGGCGCGCTTGCGCTAGGACGTCCTAGTTGTTCACGTCCGGGAGCCGCAGGTGTGGCGCAGCTCTCACGGTGGTGCCGTGCAGGACACCTGCGCACGCTATCCGGGCAGCGGGCTCCGCGTAAGGGGGTAAAGGGGATCGGTTTTTTCCGCCCCGCCGCCGGGTGACGGGCCGCGCACCGGTGGTGCGCGGGCGCGCCGCCGGCTCGGGGCGGGCGCCGTACGGGCGGTGCGCGGGCGGAGCGGTGGTACGCGTCGTGGCGGGCGACGGGTCTCCGGGCATCCGGTATGGGATTCTTTGGGCGTGACGACAAACGGACATATCAGAGTATTTCTGCTCGACGACCACGAGGTGGTCCGGCGGGGCGTCCACGACCTGCTGTCCGTCGAGGGCGACATCGAGGTGGTCGGCGAGGCCGGCACCGCCGCCGAGGCCCTCGCCCGGATCCCGGCCGTGCACCCGGACGTCGCCGTGCTCGACGTCCGACTGCCGGACGGCAACGGGGTGGAGGTCTGCCGCGAGATCCGCTCCCGGCTGCCGGACGTCAAGTGCCTGATGCTCACCTCGTTCTCGGACGACGAGGCGCTCTTCGACTCGATCATGGCCGGCGCCTCCGGGTACGTGCTCAAGGCGATCCGCGGCACCGACCTGATCACCGCCGTCCGGGACGTCGCGGCCGGCAAGTCGCTGCTCGACCCGGTCGCCACCAGCCGGGTGCTGGAGCGGCTCCGCGAGGGCGGCGAGAAGCAGGACGAACGGCTCGCCCAGCTCACCAAGCAGGAACGCCGGATCCTCGACCTGATCGGCGAGGGAATGACCAACCGCCAGATCGGCAACGAACTGCACCTGGCCGAGAAGACGGTGAAGAACTACGTCTCCAGCCTGCTGGCCAAGATGGGCATGGAGCGGCGCACCCAGGCCGCCGCCTTCGTGGCCCGCCACCAGGCCGACCAGAACCACTGAGGCCGGCCCCACGGGGCTCGCTTCAGAACACTGACGGTTTGTCAAGGACCCCCGGCGGGGGGCCCTACGCTCTGGCCGTGACTCCACAATCACTCTCGGCCACGGCCGCCGCCCTCCGGCCCTCCGCCCCCCGGCAACCCCTCGCGGGGGCGCTGGCCTGCGCCCCGGCCCGGCCGGACCTCCAGGCCCCGCCGATAGGGACGCTCAGCCCGCCCGTCCCGCCGTCCGCGCTGGCCAGCGTCCTGCGGTCCTACCGGGTGGGCCCGCTGCTGGAGGCCGTGCCCGTCGCGGAGGGACTGCTCAACCGCGGCTACCGCGTCACCACCGGGAACGGTTCCTACTTCCTCAAGTGCTACGTGGACGCCGCCACCGCGAGCCGGCCGGTGATCGCCGGTCAGCACCGCGCCACCGCCGGCCTGCACCGGCGCGGACTGCCGGTGGCCCCGCCGCTGGCCGCCGCCGGCGGCCGGACGGTGACCGCCCACGGCGGCCGGCTCTTCGCGCTCTTCCCCTGGATCGAGGGCCGGCACCGGCACGGCACCGATCTGGACCTCCCGCAGTGCGAGGCGCTAGGTGCGCTGCTCGCCCGGCTGCACGGCGCACTCGACGAAGTCTGCGCCGCCCGGCCGCAGCCCGCCGGGTACCGCAGCGCCGATCCGCGCGACAGCGCCCGGCTGGCCGCCGCCCTGCGCCTGCGGGCCCGCGAGCGGCAGCCGTACGGGGCCTTCGACGCCCTGGCCGAGCAGCGGCTCACCGAGCGGATCGAGCTGCTGGCCGAGCTCGCCCACCGCAGGCCCGCGCTGGACGCGGCCCCGCCCACCGGCTGGACGCACGGCGACTTCCACGGCCTCAACCTGCTGCACCGGCGCGGCAAGGTGGCGACCGTCCTCGACTGGGACAAGCTCGGGCCGCAACCGCGTGCCGAGGAGGCCGTGCGCGCCGCGACCCTGCTCTTCAACCACCCGCTGACCGGGATGCTCGACCTGGTCCGGGTCCGCCGCTACTCGCAGGCGTACCGGGCCGCCGGCGGGGCCCGCCCGGAGGAGATGGCGGCGGCGGCGCACCGGGTCTGGTGGGAGCGGCTGAACGACTTCTGGATCCTGCAGTGGCACTACCAGCGCGGCGACCACCGGGCCGACCCGCTGTTCCCCGCCTCGGCGGGTCAGTTGGCCTGGTGGTGCCAGGAGTACGAGCAGGTCCTGGACGCCTTCACCAACTGACCCGGCCCGGCGGCTACCCCGCCGCCGGGCTGACCGGGGCGGCGGGCGACGAGGCCGGCGGGTGGGCGCTGCCGGTCGACGAGGGCGTCGCCCCGCCCGTCGAGGTCGCGGACCCGGACGAGGTCGGCGAGGCCGTGGCCGTCGGCGACTTGGTGGCCGTCGCGCTCGGCGACAGCGAGGGCGACGGCGTGCTGTGCCGGGTCGGTGCCGTGGTCTGCACGAAGGTCTGGTTGTCGCTGGGCGCCTGGGTCTGCTTGGTGGCGGACGGCGAGGGCTGCGCCGACGGCGAGCTCTGCGTCACCTCCGGGGCCGAGGTGGTGGTCACCGCCGGGGCGGTGGGCGTCTTCCCGTGGTCGTTGTCGCCGGCCTGCACCGCGACGGCGATGCCGATCCCGGCCGCGACCAGCACGGCGACCACACCGGCCACCCACCCCCACGGACCGCGGCGGCGGTCGTGGTCGTCCCCGTCGCCGTTCCCGCCGTTCGGCCCGCCCGGGCCCTGGTAGGGCCCCGAGGGGGTCTGGTAGGGAGAACCGGTCTGGTAGGGCAGCGCGGCGGTCGGGTCGCTCTGGCCCATCGACCCGAAGGACTCGGTGATCGCGGTACCGCCGCCGGGCGGCGTGCCCTGGCCGTACCCGCCCGTCCCCGGACCGGGGAAGGCACCGCTGTGGCCCTGCCCGGCGGCGGCCAGCCCGGCGGCCGCGGCGGCGGCCGCCGCACCCGGGTAGCCGGCCCCGGCGGCGCCGTGCAACTGGCGCAGCGCGTGCTGGACGTGCGCGCGGAACTCGTCGGCGTCCTGGAAGCGGTCGTCCGGGTTCTTCGCCAGCGAGCGCAGCACCAGGGCGTCCAGCCCGGCCGGCACCCGGTGGTTGGCCTGCGAGGGCGGCACCGGCGCGTCCTGGACGTGCTGGTAGACCACCGAGAGCGGGGTGTCGCCGGTGAACGGCGGCCGCAGCGTCAGCAGCTCGTAGAGCATGCACCCGGCCGCGTACAGGTCTGAGCGGTGGTCGACCGCCTTGCCGAGCGCCTGCT
Protein-coding regions in this window:
- the pdhA gene encoding pyruvate dehydrogenase (acetyl-transferring) E1 component subunit alpha produces the protein MTVKSTARARKKAAPAVPDNLPAGSGAQPELIQLLTPEGERVEHPDYPLTTTPEELRDLYRDLVLVRRFDAEATSLQRQGELGLWASLLGQEAAQVGSGRAMRPGDYAFPTYREHGVAWCRDVDPLNLLGMFRGVNHGGWDPNEKNFHLYTIVIGAQALHATGYAMGITKDGTDDAVIAYFGDGASSQGDVSEAFTFASVYNAPVVFFCQNNQWAISEPTTNQTKIPLYRRASGFGFPGVRVDGNDVLACLAVTRWALDHARSGNGPVLVEAFTYRMGAHTTSDDPTRYRLAEETEAWRAKDPISRLKAHLDREGLADEAFFASVEAKSEELGLRVREGVRSMPDPDPTLIFDHVYAEPHTLVDEERAEYIAYAASFEGGENL
- a CDS encoding response regulator translates to MTTNGHIRVFLLDDHEVVRRGVHDLLSVEGDIEVVGEAGTAAEALARIPAVHPDVAVLDVRLPDGNGVEVCREIRSRLPDVKCLMLTSFSDDEALFDSIMAGASGYVLKAIRGTDLITAVRDVAAGKSLLDPVATSRVLERLREGGEKQDERLAQLTKQERRILDLIGEGMTNRQIGNELHLAEKTVKNYVSSLLAKMGMERRTQAAAFVARHQADQNH
- a CDS encoding phosphotransferase, which produces MGTLSPPVPPSALASVLRSYRVGPLLEAVPVAEGLLNRGYRVTTGNGSYFLKCYVDAATASRPVIAGQHRATAGLHRRGLPVAPPLAAAGGRTVTAHGGRLFALFPWIEGRHRHGTDLDLPQCEALGALLARLHGALDEVCAARPQPAGYRSADPRDSARLAAALRLRARERQPYGAFDALAEQRLTERIELLAELAHRRPALDAAPPTGWTHGDFHGLNLLHRRGKVATVLDWDKLGPQPRAEEAVRAATLLFNHPLTGMLDLVRVRRYSQAYRAAGGARPEEMAAAAHRVWWERLNDFWILQWHYQRGDHRADPLFPASAGQLAWWCQEYEQVLDAFTN
- a CDS encoding protein kinase domain-containing protein is translated as MAQTQQPGDGEGDGAAGRDEAAREATAPTAALPASAAGPHTPGRGSTAPLGTVGDGRYRLTHRLGRGGMAEVLAAQDVRLGRTVAVKLLRPELAQDDIARLRFNREAQSVAGLNHHSIVAVYDTGEEQHGSGGPDGGGESTPYIVMELVEGRTVRELLVDEEAPPVDQALIIIAGVLEALAYSHRHGIVHRDIKPANVIITTGGAVKVMDFGIARALTGAASTMTQTGMVMGTPQYLSPEQALGKAVDHRSDLYAAGCMLYELLTLRPPFTGDTPLSVVYQHVQDAPVPPSQANHRVPAGLDALVLRSLAKNPDDRFQDADEFRAHVQHALRQLHGAAGAGYPGAAAAAAAAGLAAAGQGHSGAFPGPGTGGYGQGTPPGGGTAITESFGSMGQSDPTAALPYQTGSPYQTPSGPYQGPGGPNGGNGDGDDHDRRRGPWGWVAGVVAVLVAAGIGIAVAVQAGDNDHGKTPTAPAVTTTSAPEVTQSSPSAQPSPSATKQTQAPSDNQTFVQTTAPTRHSTPSPSLSPSATATKSPTATASPTSSGSATSTGGATPSSTGSAHPPASSPAAPVSPAAG